The Chaetodon auriga isolate fChaAug3 chromosome 3, fChaAug3.hap1, whole genome shotgun sequence genome has a window encoding:
- the hs2st1b gene encoding heparan sulfate 2-O-sulfotransferase 1: protein MGLLRIMMPPKFQLLAVLAFGVAMLFVENQIQKLEESRAKLERTIARHEVAEVEQRHSDDAGRESPPLADKDDMVIIYNRVPKTASTSFTNIAYDLCGKNRFHVLHINTTKNNPVMSLQDQVRFVRNVTSWREMKPGFYHGHVAYLDFSKYGAKGKPMYINVVRDPIERLVSYYYFLRFGDDYRPGLRRRKQGDKKTFDECVSSGGSDCAPEKLWLQIPFFCGHHSECWNVGSRWALEQAKYNLVNEYLLVGVTEELEDFVMILEAALPRFFKGATELYRTGKKSHLRKTTEKKPPTKETIAKLQQSDIWKIENEFYEFALEQFQFVRAHAVREKDGELYVLAQSFFYEKIYPKVN from the exons ATGGGGCTTTTAAGAATCATGATGCCGCCCAAGTTCCAGCTGTTGGCTGTTTTAGCGTTTGGAGTGGCGATGCTCTTTGTAGAGaaccagatccagaaactgGAGGAGTCAAGAGCCAAACTCG AACGTACCATTGCCAGACACGAGGTGGCTGAAGTGGAGCAGCGTCACAGCGACGACGCCGGGCGGGAATCGCCGCCGCTGGCGGACAAAGACGACATGGTCATCATCTACAACAGAGTGCCGAAGACGGCCAGCACGTCCTTCACGAACATCGCCTACGACCTGTGTGGGAAGAATCGCTTCCACGTGCTGCACATCAACACAACCAAAAACAATCCCGTCATGTCTCTGCAAGACCAG GTGCGCTTTGTCAGGAACGTCACCTCGTGGAGAGAGATGAAGCCCGGCTTCTACCACGGCCATGTAGCTTATCTGGACTTCTCAAA ATATGGAGCGAAGGGGAAGCCCATGTACATAAATGTGGTGCGGGACCCCATCGAGCGCCTGGTGTCGTATTACTACTTCTTACGCTTCGGAGACGACTACAGACCAGGTCTACGACGGAGGAAGCAAGGGGACAAAAAG accTTTGACGAGTGTGTGTCGTCGGGGGGGTCTGACTGCGCTCCTGAGAAGCTCTGGCTGCAGATCCCCTTCTTCTGCGGCCACCATTCAGAGTGCTG GAATGTGGGCAGCAGATGGGCGCTGGAACAGGCCAAGTACAACCTGGTGAACGAGTACCTGCTCGTGGGAGTGACCGAGGAGCTGGAGGACTTCGTCATGATCCTGGAGGCAGCGCTGCCTCGGTTCTTCAAGGGAGCTACGGAGCTTTACCGAACAG GAAAGAAGTCCCATCTGCGAAAGACCACCGAAAAGAAGCCCCCCACCAAAGAGACAATAGCCAAGCTGCAGCAGTCCGACATCTGGAAAATCGAAAATGAGTTTTACGAGTTTGCGCTGGAACAGTTTCAGTTCGTGCGTGCCCACGCCGTCAGGGAAAAGGACGGGGAGCTGTATGTCCTGGCGCAGAGCTTCTTCTATGAAAAGATCTACCCTAAAGTCAACTAA